From the Primulina tabacum isolate GXHZ01 chromosome 3, ASM2559414v2, whole genome shotgun sequence genome, one window contains:
- the LOC142539442 gene encoding uncharacterized protein LOC142539442 gives MVIPPPLRPQRLTKFLKPYVLRMHFTNKYVNAQVVHTPSATVASAASTQEKVLRMSMEKAQESTRDVAAAAKIGKILGERLLLQNIPAVTVFLKRDQKYHGKVKAVIDSLRNAGVKLL, from the coding sequence ATGGTCATCCCTCCACCTTTAAGGCCACAAAGGCTAACAAAATTTCTGAAACCATATGTCCTGAGGATGCACTTTACAAACAAATATGTCAATGCTCAAGTTGTTCACACCCCATCTGCAACGGTAGCCTCTGCTGCCAGTACACAAGAGAAGGTCCTGAGGATGAGCATGGAAAAGGCACAAGAAAGCACAAGAGATGTAGCTGCAGCTGCAAAAATTGGAAAGATACTTGGGGAGCGGCTGCTACTTCAGAACATACCTGCTGTTACAGTTTTCTTAAAGAGGGATCAGAAATATCACGGTAAAGTTAAAGCTGTAATTGATTCGTTAAGGAATGCAGGAGTCAAATTGCTATGA
- the LOC142538843 gene encoding agamous-like MADS-box protein AGL80 produces the protein MARKKITLAYLSNQSERKASFKKRKKGVMKKVEELSTLCGVEACAVTYSEFQPQPEVWPSPPEARRILERFMVLPDMEKTRFMENQTSFTSQRIEKARNKLRRLQRENKRKELTIFMFQCIEGNANIKGFDVRDTGEMNVVINEVLTEITERMDKLKATGEGPSYAVATGEELEAAGGEGTSAAAAIRTEEAAAQPGILEENENPVGFSYWNMLMSPMDGCADFGWNNEALSLPPNVPDSNLDAASAPGPRSD, from the exons atGGCGAGAAAGAAAATAACTCTTGCTTACTTGAGCAATCAATCGGAAAGAAAGGCTTCATTCAAGAAAAGGAAGAAAGGAGTAATGAAGAAAGTGGAGGAGTTGAGCACCCTATGCGGGGTTGAAGCATGCGCCGTCACTTACAGTGAGTTTCAGCCTCAGCCGGAGGTCTGGCCGTCTCCGCCGGAGGCTCGGCGCATTCTGGAGCGTTTCATGGTGTTGCCGGACATGGAAAAGACCCGGTTTATGGAGAATCAGACGAGCTTTACGAGCCAACGCATAGAGAAAGCCAGGAACAAGCTCCGCCGCCTGCAGAGGGAAAACAAGCGCAAGGAGCTGACCATCTTCATGTTCCAGTGCATCGAAG GCAACGCGAATATAAAAGGTTTCGACGTCCGGGACACGGGCGAGATGAATGTGGTGATAAACGAGGTTCTCACAGAGATCACGGAGAGGATGGATAAACTGAAAGCAACTGGCGAAGGTCCGTCATATGCCGTGGCAACGGGAGAGGAACTTGAAGCTGCTGGTGGTGAAGGGACGTCTGCAGCGGCGGCGATAAGGACCGAAGAGGCGGCTGCGCAGCCGGGTATTCTTGAGGAGAACGAGAATCCAGTAGGTTTTTCGTACTGGAATATGTTGATGAGCCCCATGGATGGCTGCGCTGATTTCGGGTGGAATAACGAAGCCTTGTCCTTGCCACCCAATGTTCCAGACAGTAACCTCGACGCTGCATCTGCTCCTGGACCTCGATCCGATTAA
- the LOC142538844 gene encoding agamous-like MADS-box protein AGL80, producing the protein MARKKITLAYLNKESERKASFKKRNKGLMKKVEELSTLCGVEACAVTYSEFQPQPEVWPSPPEARSVMERFMERPEMEKTRFMQNQMSFTQQRIEKARNKLRRLQRENKRKELTIFMFQCIEGKANIRDFDVRDTCEMNVVINEVLTEITERMEKLKASGEGPSSSVAKEEEVLKAADGEGSSSVAAAGMRTEEAAELQGFLLENENPPGFSYWNMLMSPIEGVDDFGCNNVGLNFPPDVPDSIRDAPSAPPKQTAERE; encoded by the exons ATGGCAAGAAAGAAAATCACTCTTGCTTACCTAAACAAAGAATCGGAGAGAAAGGCGTCGTTCAAGAAAAGGAACAAGGGACTCATGAAGAAGGTGGAGGAGTTGAGTACCCTCTGCGGGGTTGAGGCATGCGCCGTCACTTACAGTGAGTTCCAGCCTCAGCCGGAGGTCTGGCCGTCTCCGCCAGAGGCGCGGAGCGTGATGGAACGTTTCATGGAGCGGCCGGAGATGGAAAAGACCCGGTTTATGCAGAACCAGATGAGCTTCACGCAGCAGCGCATAGAGAAAGCCAGGAACAAGCTCCGCCGCCTGCAGAGGGAAAACAAGCGCAAGGAGCTGACCATCTTCATGTTCCAGTGCATAGAAG GCAAAGCGAATATCAGAGATTTCGACGTGCGTGACACGTGCGAGATGAATGTGGTGATCAACGAGGTTCTAACAGAGATCACGGAGAGGATGGAGAAACTTAAAGCATCTGGTGAAGGTCCGTCATCTTCCGTGGCAAAGGAGGAAGAAGTACTGAAAGCAGCTGATGGTGAAGGGTCGTCGTCTGTAGCGGCTGCGGGGATGAGGACAGAAGAGGCGGCGGAGCTGCAGGGTTTTCTGTTGGAGAATGAGAATCCACCAGGCTTTTCATACTGGAATATGTTGATGAGCCCCATTGAGGGTGTTGACGATTTCGGGTGTAACAACGTAGGCTTGAACTTTCCACCCGATGTTCCCGACAGTATCCGTGATGCGCCATCTGCTCCTCCAAAACAAACCGCGGAAAGGGAGTAG
- the LOC142539444 gene encoding uncharacterized protein LOC142539444, with protein MKHNSGKLWRTNVYSNSFSALIHISMKYCGPILATKPLPGLCAAFSEVRYEESHRKLMLGSSRLPHSAASALATARPSFPSVSDSGTRHVPHAISTTSSHVRNGRLWCDKCKKPNHTVDTCWRIHGKQADWKPNRELPFIFSYCRRCFSSSQQPFTQQQLDALQRLFSQMSAQSTTPLSTGNAANQGNDIKKTIGSAGLCGGLFLFQMEPTFKTAPFIIPRPSFLISCYTFNSNKEIDILLWHYRLGYRSLSWGNLVTWRRKKQSVVAISSVEAEFRALSNGICEGMWLKTLLYESKIGNSHPIEMMCDNQAALNIVKNPVHHD; from the exons ATGAAGCACAATTCAGGGAAATTGTGGAGAACAAACGTGTATTCAAATTCATTCTCGGCCTTGATACATATATCGATGAAGTACTGTGGCCCTATCTTGGCCACTAAACCGCTGCCAGGACTCTGTGCTGCTTTTTCCGAGGTTCGCTATGAGGAAAGTCATCGAAAGTTGATGCTAGGCTCTTCCCGCTTGCCTCACAGCGCTGCTTCTGCCCTTGCGACTGCTCGACCATCGTTTCCTTCCGTCTCCGACAGTGGTACGCGCCATGTGCCACATGCGATATCCACAACCAGTTCTCATGTACGGAATGGTCGCCTATGGTGTGACAAATGCAAGAAACCTAACCATACAGTGGACACTTGTTGGCGCATCCATGGCAAACAGGCGGATTGGAAACCAAATAGGGAACTGCCGTTCATATTCAGCTACTGTCGACGTTGCTTCTCCAGCTCGCAACAACCTTTCACCCAACAGCAGCTTGATGCTCTACAACGCCTGTTCAGCCAGATGTCTGCTCAATCCACGACCCCTTTGAGTACGGGCAATGCAGCAAACCAAG GAAATGACATCAAGAAGACGATTGGCAGTGCTGGACTATGTGGTGGATTGTTTCTCTTCCAAATGGAGCCTACCTTCAAGACTGCACCATTTATTATCCCAAGACCGTCTTTTCTAATTTCTTGTTATACTTTTAACTCCAACAAAGAGATTGATATTCTTTTATGGCACTATAGACTAG GTTATCGTTCATTGTCATGGGGTAACCTTGTGACTTGGAGACGTAAGAAACAATCAGTTGTGGCCATAAGCAGTGTAGAAGCAGAATTCAGAGCTTTGTCCAATGGGATTTGTGAAGGCATGTGGCTTAAAACGCTACTCTATGAATCAAAGATAGGAAATAGTCATCCGATAGAGATGATGTGCGACAACCAAGCGGCCTTAAATATTGTCAAGAATCCAGTTCATCATGATTGA
- the LOC142539445 gene encoding uncharacterized protein LOC142539445 codes for MAAMDMVFTEEEMAVDQGVGYPRAYAKLCRDRSFGPYSNGPPFTFTPYALVQQEESRIKELEEMFPIIDHQAKPTTKPKIFVSLLWKQLNHLGNAGFDPEIIRVDPYGNVLYYHADPASPLAWEIDHWFPCSRGGLTVPSNLRILQWQVCKGKDNKLEYLIPWWDFQLGISINQFLSIFASSRSDFRNRAFSWLFSEGESEEMNATQTVESHSFPQHFAETKGKLGLAPAAVVLSRRESFDNALKSLDSNRRPRSSTPIIAMRKVKPYGSKENEDPLMVSNPYQAIVTARDSLKQREATAKMQAEIQKLDDEVNELQRKTEEEKASIRDLELVLMKRKRRAEKCRRVAEAQSSHRVMLEKMIRDAMHQSVVYKEQVRLNQAASSALLARLEAQKAICDSAERELHRKYEQRDELEKQLQPEWEQTRKRSRMYEDHDNKIVRFLTGNEPNLPQKETRMNNTFLRKEVEQALRCSPEVKSAATLRKELRKFLEEEQRASEVSSLLGEERRKEELEGTEEIVNDIKILKPYRDNSEENGSKIEEGDDEKLEMLDSGTNLHNIQFPDYHEPKEDEDEEARKLRGKGNIDKWLQFLLEKNATEGDADFDSPHIGKSEFPRTNALVIVPQLVSEKREADISKGGVTETEEARNSMSSRKDKEDMEKDDIFSRNIGDNTLFKNPPYRIEEERNKAKESVSTGKGDVESDEGEENKRKGKKNATESTLSRSDSKRAFRRIPSSPSLILEGMKKRVDCIGKKPSVLDDNDCEYYASARNSFIKSSIKTIKKAVKF; via the exons ATGGCCGCCATGGATATGGTGTTTACGGAAGAAGAGATGGCCGTAGATCAAGGCGTGGGCTACCCAAGAGCCTATGCGAAACTATGCCGGGATAGGAGTTTCGGGCCGTATAGCAATGGCCCTCCTTTCACTTTTACTCCGTACGCTTTGGTGCAGCAAGAG GAATCAAGAATAAAGGAATTGGAAGAGATGTTCCCAATCATAGATCACCAAGCAAAACCAACAACGAAGCCCAAGATTTTTGTGTCTCTTCTGTGGAAACAGCTCAATCATCTCGG GAATGCTGGATTTGATCCAGAAATAATCCGAGTTGATCCATACGGGAATGTTTTGTACTACCATGCTGATCCCGCTTCCCCTCTGGCATGGGAGATTGATCATTGGTTTCCTTGCTCAA GAGGAGGATTGACTGTTCCTAGCAACCTCAGAATACTACAATGGCAAGTATGCAAGGGAAAGGATAACAAGCTGGAGTATCTCATTCCTTGGTGGGATTTTCAACTGGGCATATCTATTAACCAGTTCTTGTCCATTTTTGCTTCATCCAGATCAGATTTCAG GAATAGAGCATTTTCTTGGTTGTTTTCAGAAGGTGAAAGTGAAGAAATGAATGCCACTCAGACTGTTGAATCTCACTCTTTTCCACAACATTTTGCCGAAACTAAAGGAAAATTAGGCCTGGCTCCAGCAGCGGTAGTTCTCTCCCGAAGAGAGTCATTTGACAATGCACTGAAATCTCTAGATTCCAACAGAAGGCCACGATCAAGTACTCCCATAATAG CTATGAGGAAAGTAAAACCATACGGctcgaaagaaaatgaagatccATTAATGGTGAGCAACCCATATCAAGCCATTGTTACAGCAAGAGATTCTTTGAAACAGAGAGAAGCAACTGCAAAAATGCAAGCAGAAATACAGAAGTTAGATGATGAAGTAAATGAACTTCAGAGGAAGACCGAAGAAGAGAAGGCTTCAATACGAGACCTTGAGTTGGTGCTGATGAAGAGAAAAAGGAGGGCTGAGAAATGCAGACGTGTAGCCGAGGCGCAATCTTCCCACAGGGTGATGTTGGAGAAGATGATTCGAGATGCCATGCACCA GAGTGTCGTTTACAAAGAACAAGTGAGGTTAAATCAAGCAGCAAGCAGTGCTCTTTTAGCTAGACTCGAGGCACAGAAAGCAATTTGTGATTCTGCTGAGAGAGAACTTCACAGGAAGTATGAACAAAGAGATGAGCTAGAGAAACAGCTGCAGCCTGAATGGGAGCAGACACGGAAAAGGTCAAGAATGTATGAAGATCATGATAACAAAATTGTACGGTTTTTGACAGGAAACGAGCCAAACCTGCCGCAAAAAGAGACTCGGATGAATAATACTTTCTTGAGAAAAGAGGTCGAGCAGGCTCTCCGTTGTTCACCAGAAGTAAAGTCTGCTGCCACTTTACGAAAGGAATTAAGGAAGTTCCTGGAAGAGGAGCAGAGAGCTTCAGAAGTGAGTTCACTGCTCGGCGAAGAACGACGTAAAGAAGAACTTGAAGGAACAGAAGAGATCGTTAACGATATTAAAATATTGAAGCCTTACAGAGATAACAGTGAAGAGAATGGCAGCAAAATTGAAGAAGGGGACGATGAAAAGTTGGAGATGCTAGATAGTGGAACAAATTTACACAATATTCAGTTTCCCGATTATCATGAACCAAAAGAAGACGAGGATGAAGAGGCGAGAAAACTACGTGGAAAAGGTAATATAGATAAATGGCTGCAGTTTCTACTAGAGAAGAACGCAACAGAAGGTGATGCTGACTTTGATTCTCCACATATTGGCAAATCTGAATTCCCGAGAACCAATGCATTGGTAATAGTCCCACAATTAGTTTCAGAGAAAAGGGAGGCTGATATTTCAAAAGGTGGTGTCACTGAAACAGAAGAAGCTAGGAACTCAATGTCGTCACGTAAAGATAAAGAAGACATGGAAAAGGATGACATTTTTTCTAGGAACATAGGTGACAACACTCTCTTTAAAAACCCTCCTTACCGTATAGAGGAAGAGAGAAATAAAGCAAAAGAATCGGTTTCCACTGGTAAAGGAGATGTAGAAAGTGATGAAGGTGAAGAGAATAAAAGAAAGGGAAAGAAGAATGCCACGGAAAGCACACTTTCAAGATCAGACAGTAAGAGGGCATTTCGAAGAATTCCATCTTCTCCATCTTTGATCTTGGAAGGCATGAAGAAGAGAGTGGATTGCATTGGAAAGAAACCTTCCGTGCTTGATGACAATGACTGTGAATACTATGCTTCTGCCAGGAACAGCTTCATTAAATCGTCTATCAAGACAATCAAGAAAGCAGTGAAGTTTTAG